The DNA window AAAACTCATTTGATATTTCATATTAAACCATTTTCTGGAAGTGGGAGAACACAGGTAAGAAAGGCTTGGAAGTACTATTTTTTATCTCCATCAATAAAAACCAGTATAAACTTTGAATTGGGTAAATATAACTCTAAAAAGAGGGAATTTTTAGGTGAACTCGCAGAAAACATGGTGGCTTCCTACTTTTTCAGACTCAAAAAAACTATGAACAAACCGCATGGAATATTTTATGCCCCTGAAAAGGAGGGTGTTGATTTTTTATTAAGTGATATCACAGGCAAAATCATACCCGTTGAAGTGGGAATTGGAAATAAAGATAAAAGGCAAATAAAAAAGGCAATTAATAAATATAATTCCCAGTACGGTATTATGGTGTCCAATGCAACTCAAAAGATTACCCGTGAAGGTGATGTGATTCATATTCCCATAACCACATTTTCGTTTGTATAATAGGGAGGGTAAAGGCTAGTTCATCATCCAAGACGAAACATTAGTAATGTATTCTTTCAAAGTTTCGGTAGAATATTAATATTCTCTGACCAAAAACGAAATCAAAGAAATTTACGACTTGGAAAACTTCACCTAAAACAGACCCCTCCCGTCCCCGATATTAAATAATCCCGTACACTATAATTTTAAAGAATTTTTTGGCAGTGCTAAAAGTTGAATACTTATTAACAGTACTACTTGTCTTAATATTGGCATA is part of the Methanobacterium sp. genome and encodes:
- a CDS encoding DUF4143 domain-containing protein — encoded protein: KTHLIFHIKPFSGSGRTQVRKAWKYYFLSPSIKTSINFELGKYNSKKREFLGELAENMVASYFFRLKKTMNKPHGIFYAPEKEGVDFLLSDITGKIIPVEVGIGNKDKRQIKKAINKYNSQYGIMVSNATQKITREGDVIHIPITTFSFV